A stretch of the Aminipila terrae genome encodes the following:
- a CDS encoding Sapep family Mn(2+)-dependent dipeptidase: MKTYIKEDDMLFNLKELVSIKSISGPSEGDYPFGKGPFDALQYCLTLCREFGFKTKQCDNYMGYAEIGQGDEIMGILIHLDVVPAGNGWSYNPFDVTITEDKVYGRGVSDDKGPAIAVIYAMRDILKSKKPLNKRIRLIFGCTEESGEWLDMEYYKRTEELPDFGFTPDADFPLIYAEKGILILQMRMKKEESDIKYVEAGEVPNMVASRCEVTVVDQDGNEISLIKNGKSAHGSMPWLGNNAIGLAMKEIRGKFADFYNENFGQTWDGSLLDCKVKDEQSGEITINPGMIRSDDKWVRLILDIRYPVTYTKEDIVNRISVKVSPYGVETDILGGENPIYMNKNSEFIQNLLTAYRDVTGDHTEPMTMGGGTYAKAMDHIVAFGPVFPGRECTEHQADEYIFIEDLYKAREIYRIAIERGCSS, translated from the coding sequence ATGAAAACTTATATTAAAGAAGATGACATGCTGTTTAACCTGAAAGAGCTTGTTTCCATAAAAAGCATAAGTGGTCCAAGTGAAGGAGATTACCCTTTTGGCAAAGGACCTTTTGATGCGCTCCAGTATTGTCTTACTTTATGCAGAGAATTTGGATTTAAAACAAAGCAATGTGACAACTATATGGGATATGCAGAAATTGGACAGGGAGATGAAATCATGGGAATCCTGATTCATCTTGATGTTGTTCCTGCCGGTAATGGATGGAGCTATAATCCCTTTGATGTAACCATTACAGAGGACAAAGTTTATGGCCGTGGTGTCAGTGACGACAAAGGCCCTGCAATTGCTGTTATCTATGCCATGAGAGATATTCTTAAAAGCAAGAAACCTTTGAACAAACGAATACGACTCATATTTGGCTGTACTGAGGAATCCGGAGAATGGCTGGATATGGAGTACTACAAGAGAACTGAAGAACTACCAGACTTTGGTTTTACCCCAGACGCAGATTTTCCTTTGATCTATGCTGAAAAAGGTATACTGATTCTTCAGATGAGAATGAAAAAAGAGGAATCTGACATAAAATATGTAGAAGCTGGAGAAGTTCCTAACATGGTTGCCTCTCGTTGCGAGGTAACCGTTGTTGATCAGGATGGTAATGAAATTTCTTTAATAAAAAACGGTAAGTCTGCCCATGGGAGTATGCCCTGGCTGGGCAACAATGCTATTGGGCTGGCCATGAAAGAAATAAGGGGAAAGTTTGCAGATTTCTATAATGAAAACTTCGGTCAGACCTGGGATGGTTCATTACTTGACTGTAAAGTTAAGGATGAACAGAGCGGAGAAATTACAATAAATCCAGGAATGATTAGAAGTGATGATAAGTGGGTCCGGTTGATTTTAGATATAAGATATCCGGTCACTTATACGAAAGAGGATATTGTAAATAGAATTTCAGTAAAAGTATCTCCTTATGGTGTTGAAACGGATATCCTTGGAGGGGAGAATCCCATTTATATGAACAAGAACAGTGAATTTATACAGAACCTGCTAACTGCATATCGGGATGTGACTGGAGACCATACAGAACCTATGACCATGGGAGGAGGGACTTATGCTAAAGCAATGGATCACATTGTTGCATTTGGACCTGTATTTCCAGGGAGAGAGTGTACGGAACATCAGGCTGATGAATACATTTTTATAGAAGATTTGTATAAAGCAAGGGAAATATATAGAATTGCCATTGAAAGAGGCTGCAGCAGCTAA
- a CDS encoding DUF917 domain-containing protein, with the protein MKKLTKQNIIDILYGCAVLGTGGGGNLEDGLAMMEQDFKEGKELYLASLDELPDDAYIATPYCCGAPAALDAEEDDKYKRLPHIDYPASILAFRSLEEYFGEKFFAVSSTELGGANTAEALHTACQLGIPLMDGDPAGRSVPELQHSSYFVKNKPINPMTVATEYGDVVILKDVVDDFRAEEIARSIACVSGAMVGVTDHPMKGKDYKESIIPDAISYSMKIGEELRMARDKGKDGEGVTSAIADAMDGKVLFKGNVEKTPWEQIGGFNIGEIHLMGTGIYEGEKYRIWFKNENIMAYRNDEIDVTAPDLICMIGADGTPVTSPNFQKGMEINILALPSPEIWTTKEGLECFGPRHFGFDVDYVPFNEKY; encoded by the coding sequence ATGAAAAAGTTAACAAAACAGAATATAATTGATATTTTATACGGATGTGCAGTGCTTGGTACCGGCGGTGGTGGAAATCTTGAAGATGGACTTGCTATGATGGAGCAGGACTTTAAAGAGGGAAAAGAACTATATCTTGCCAGCCTTGACGAATTGCCAGATGATGCATACATAGCTACTCCATATTGCTGTGGTGCTCCCGCAGCTCTGGATGCAGAGGAGGATGATAAATACAAGAGACTTCCTCATATTGACTACCCAGCTTCTATATTGGCCTTTAGAAGTCTTGAAGAATATTTTGGTGAAAAGTTCTTTGCGGTTTCCTCAACAGAACTTGGGGGTGCCAATACGGCAGAAGCATTACACACAGCATGCCAGCTGGGCATTCCGCTGATGGATGGAGATCCTGCTGGAAGGTCTGTGCCCGAACTTCAGCATTCAAGCTATTTTGTAAAAAATAAACCAATTAATCCAATGACTGTGGCAACAGAATATGGGGATGTTGTAATATTAAAGGATGTGGTAGATGATTTCAGAGCAGAGGAAATTGCAAGATCCATTGCCTGTGTGAGTGGTGCAATGGTAGGTGTTACAGATCATCCTATGAAGGGAAAAGATTATAAGGAATCCATTATCCCTGATGCTATCAGTTACTCTATGAAAATTGGTGAAGAATTGAGAATGGCAAGAGACAAAGGGAAAGATGGAGAAGGCGTTACCAGTGCTATTGCAGACGCTATGGACGGAAAGGTTCTTTTTAAAGGCAACGTGGAGAAAACACCATGGGAACAGATAGGAGGATTTAATATTGGAGAAATTCACCTTATGGGGACTGGTATATATGAAGGTGAAAAGTATAGAATCTGGTTTAAAAATGAGAACATTATGGCATATAGAAATGATGAAATTGATGTTACAGCTCCGGATTTAATCTGTATGATTGGGGCAGATGGTACTCCCGTTACTAGTCCAAACTTTCAAAAGGGAATGGAAATAAATATTTTAGCTCTTCCTTCACCAGAAATCTGGACCACTAAAGAAGGTCTCGAATGCTTTGGGCCAAGGCACTTTGGTTTTGATGTTGACTATGTTCCATTTAATGAAAAATATTAA
- a CDS encoding cytosine permease has translation MLLTAVYGMNALEKLDYISIPLLMIIMTIGTVLAIRNYGMEGMNNNVTQTMSFLGGVGLSFNFYAVGTITAADITRFQRTRKDTIKSVVWGVFPMGVITLVLGVLLTKIAGNYDISMVLIDVGIPVAGVTALVLATWTTNSTNAYSSGLDLVMVFKIPDNRRREVTIVAGLVGTILGALGILNHVESFLSFLSFLVCPIGGIMMADYWIVGKGKAENWHPVDGFNKIGIISWALAAVIAYLCKIEYLGIVVGLIVYLVLERFAPSLSRETEKKVEA, from the coding sequence ATGTTACTTACTGCAGTATACGGCATGAATGCACTGGAGAAACTGGATTATATATCCATACCCCTTTTGATGATAATCATGACGATTGGGACAGTCCTGGCAATCCGGAACTATGGAATGGAAGGGATGAACAACAACGTGACTCAGACTATGAGTTTCCTAGGGGGTGTTGGGTTATCTTTCAATTTCTATGCAGTAGGAACGATTACTGCAGCAGATATTACAAGGTTTCAAAGAACAAGGAAGGATACCATTAAGTCTGTTGTATGGGGAGTCTTTCCCATGGGAGTCATTACGCTGGTTTTAGGGGTACTGCTTACAAAGATTGCAGGGAATTACGACATCAGTATGGTTTTAATAGATGTGGGAATACCTGTAGCCGGAGTGACTGCATTGGTTCTTGCAACATGGACGACAAATTCAACAAATGCATATAGCTCCGGACTGGATCTGGTAATGGTATTTAAGATTCCAGATAACAGGAGAAGAGAAGTAACTATTGTAGCTGGACTTGTGGGAACAATTCTTGGAGCCTTAGGTATCCTTAATCATGTGGAAAGTTTCTTAAGCTTCCTGTCTTTCCTTGTCTGCCCAATCGGAGGAATTATGATGGCAGATTACTGGATAGTAGGTAAAGGAAAAGCAGAGAACTGGCATCCTGTTGATGGATTTAATAAAATAGGTATCATCTCCTGGGCTTTGGCAGCTGTAATTGCTTATTTATGCAAGATTGAGTATTTGGGAATCGTAGTTGGTTTAATTGTATATTTGGTTTTAGAACGGTTCGCTCCTTCATTATCAAGAGAAACAGAAAAGAAAGTTGAGGCATAA
- a CDS encoding cytosine permease — protein sequence MDKEKNKAEVNALTPIPENERKSWISMAFVQAGICVCVPAFLEGALLAEAMPVWQAIVSGTLGYVIVVIVMSILGMMGCDLGIPSCTLTKSTFGDKGGRYIVSLLFAINLTGWFGIQNGLCGEAFTNFMSQYVGIEIPVVASNIIWALLCYLLQYTA from the coding sequence ATGGATAAAGAAAAAAACAAAGCAGAAGTTAATGCTTTGACTCCAATACCAGAGAATGAAAGAAAAAGTTGGATTTCGATGGCATTTGTACAGGCAGGGATTTGTGTCTGCGTGCCAGCGTTTCTTGAAGGCGCTCTACTTGCAGAAGCCATGCCTGTATGGCAGGCAATTGTTTCGGGAACCCTGGGTTACGTAATAGTAGTTATTGTCATGTCCATACTGGGCATGATGGGATGTGACCTTGGAATACCATCATGCACTCTTACTAAATCTACTTTTGGTGATAAAGGTGGGCGGTATATTGTAAGCCTTTTATTTGCAATTAACCTTACCGGCTGGTTTGGAATTCAGAATGGGTTGTGCGGTGAAGCTTTTACTAATTTTATGAGCCAGTATGTGGGAATTGAGATACCAGTTGTAGCTTCCAACATTATCTGGGCCTTATTATGTTACTTACTGCAGTATACGGCATGA
- a CDS encoding PucR family transcriptional regulator, with amino-acid sequence MSITVKDCLQLPSLSLGSVIAGRDGLFNIVNTVSVAEFECYDDCFKTANELLITAFYSIRDDVEAQCKAIEEYKKSGEVGLILFYSGMILKHIDQKLIDTANRLDFPIILLPGENMGLRYSDVISDIMEAVFMDRKSSNFFVNNTMERISQLPSSERNIANVLRFASDYAKAAFFLCDQSENIIGSAYWPLTNVLNFKIVQSAFKTPSRTTQSDETDSYSFFKMQFTDHKGADLALYAATMHEVLTTSIMNQVIEIIQLFATIWNYNLNLSTKESLIPALIEGDYDLAAHIAAIFNITLSSYNAMMILDIQPIYQQTDLTIQALSRIRCIFSNYEKNFISDSFSNHIIILGSFAKNRPLDNILLEELDCEFTKDKSIKCYSFFNNLEHIKDFRSSYVTYGDSINLTCKIYPLKKFYTDSEINFANKCISILNAGHTEREKYLKIIYPIIEDGEADLVHTLTTYLLDANSETKKTAELLFVHRNTIQYRLSKIRDLINMDFNQMPMTFEVYLAVALYRVLTQ; translated from the coding sequence ATGAGTATAACAGTTAAAGACTGCCTGCAGCTGCCATCCCTGTCTCTTGGAAGTGTAATTGCAGGCCGTGATGGATTATTTAATATTGTAAATACCGTTTCAGTTGCGGAGTTTGAATGTTATGATGACTGTTTCAAAACTGCAAATGAGTTACTTATTACTGCCTTTTATTCCATACGTGATGATGTAGAAGCACAATGCAAGGCAATAGAAGAATATAAAAAAAGCGGTGAAGTAGGTCTGATTTTATTTTATTCGGGCATGATACTTAAGCATATCGACCAAAAACTGATTGATACTGCCAATCGACTTGATTTTCCTATTATCCTGCTCCCTGGTGAAAATATGGGGCTTCGGTATAGTGATGTCATAAGTGATATTATGGAGGCTGTTTTTATGGATCGGAAAAGCAGTAATTTCTTTGTGAATAACACCATGGAAAGAATCTCCCAGCTCCCCTCATCAGAGCGAAATATTGCCAATGTGCTCCGTTTCGCATCAGACTATGCCAAAGCTGCCTTCTTCTTATGTGACCAAAGCGAAAATATAATTGGCAGCGCTTACTGGCCCCTGACAAATGTCCTAAACTTTAAGATCGTTCAGTCTGCCTTTAAAACTCCTAGCCGTACTACGCAAAGTGATGAAACAGATTCTTACAGTTTTTTTAAAATGCAGTTTACGGACCATAAAGGAGCTGATCTTGCCCTATACGCTGCTACTATGCATGAAGTACTCACCACTTCCATAATGAATCAGGTTATAGAAATCATTCAGTTATTTGCTACTATCTGGAATTATAATTTAAACCTTTCTACAAAAGAATCCTTAATTCCCGCATTAATCGAGGGAGATTACGATCTAGCCGCCCACATTGCTGCTATCTTCAATATAACTTTATCAAGCTATAATGCCATGATGATTCTTGATATACAGCCCATTTACCAGCAAACAGATCTGACCATACAGGCGCTGTCCAGGATACGCTGCATTTTTAGTAACTATGAAAAGAATTTTATATCAGACTCATTTAGTAACCACATCATTATATTAGGAAGCTTTGCAAAAAATCGCCCACTGGACAACATTCTCCTGGAAGAATTAGATTGTGAATTTACGAAAGACAAATCCATCAAATGCTATAGCTTTTTCAATAATCTTGAACATATAAAAGATTTTCGCAGTTCATACGTGACATACGGTGACAGTATTAATCTTACCTGCAAAATCTACCCCTTAAAGAAATTTTATACAGACAGTGAAATAAATTTTGCAAACAAATGTATTTCCATTTTGAACGCAGGACATACGGAACGGGAAAAATATCTTAAAATAATCTATCCCATTATTGAAGATGGTGAGGCAGATCTTGTCCATACCCTGACAACTTATCTGCTTGATGCCAATTCAGAAACGAAAAAAACGGCGGAACTTTTATTTGTCCACCGTAATACCATACAATACAGATTATCAAAAATCCGCGATCTCATAAATATGGATTTTAATCAAATGCCCATGACTTTTGAGGTTTATCTGGCTGTTGCCCTATATCGGGTCCTAACCCAATAA
- a CDS encoding cation diffusion facilitator family transporter, with amino-acid sequence MSKLNRKSKVALLSVLSNTMLIILKIVAGLLSGSVSIISEAIHSSMDLIASVIALFSVSVSSKPADKQHPYGHGKIENISGVIEGLLIFIAAFLIIKESIQKILNPSEISGVSIGIVVMGIASVSNLLVSRALYKVAKQEDSIALEADALHLKTDVYTSLGVAAGLLLIKLTGIAILDPIVAMLVALLIIKEAWALCSDAFGPLLDTCLPDEDEKRIQDIIDNFSNVTGCHSLRTRKSGHYKYIDLHLVVKGEISVAEAHGICDEIEKTIEDQLINTSINIHVEPEEITTED; translated from the coding sequence ATGAGTAAGTTGAATAGAAAATCGAAGGTTGCACTTTTATCGGTTTTGTCTAATACCATGCTTATCATATTAAAAATAGTAGCAGGCCTGTTAAGCGGATCTGTAAGTATCATTTCAGAGGCCATTCATTCTTCAATGGATCTGATTGCTTCTGTTATTGCATTATTCTCAGTAAGTGTATCGTCAAAGCCAGCAGATAAGCAGCATCCTTACGGTCATGGAAAAATTGAAAACATATCTGGGGTGATAGAGGGATTGCTGATTTTTATTGCAGCATTTTTAATTATTAAAGAATCTATTCAAAAAATACTAAACCCTTCTGAAATATCGGGAGTATCTATTGGTATTGTTGTTATGGGGATTGCTTCTGTATCAAATCTGCTGGTTTCCAGAGCTCTGTATAAAGTTGCCAAACAGGAAGATTCCATTGCCCTTGAAGCCGATGCTCTTCATTTGAAAACCGATGTGTATACCTCATTAGGTGTTGCAGCAGGTCTGCTGCTTATAAAGCTGACAGGTATTGCCATTCTGGACCCTATTGTAGCCATGCTTGTAGCACTTCTGATCATAAAAGAAGCATGGGCCCTTTGTTCAGATGCCTTTGGTCCATTGCTGGACACCTGCCTTCCCGATGAGGATGAAAAACGAATACAGGATATCATAGATAATTTTAGTAATGTTACAGGGTGTCACAGCTTAAGAACAAGAAAATCTGGCCACTATAAATATATAGATTTGCATTTAGTCGTTAAAGGTGAAATCTCCGTTGCAGAAGCCCATGGAATATGTGACGAAATAGAAAAAACTATTGAAGATCAGCTTATAAATACCTCCATAAACATTCATGTAGAACCAGAAGAAATAACAACGGAGGATTAG